The sequence GGTATCGGCGGGGCGGATCGCTACTACACGTACGTCTACGATGAGCTTTCCGGTGTTTCCGTCGACCAAGAGACGATTGACGCGAATCCGGAGGTCCGAACGAAAGAGGAGTTTTACGAACTCGACAGCGACGTGCACCTCTATGACCCACAGATGCTCGTCAACTGGTTCGACTGGTCGCAGTCGGACGTCGACGAAATCACCGAGAACGTCGCTCCGTTCATCGGGAATCTGATCTTCCGTCGCTCCGATGAATGGCACGACTACCGGTATTACACGCTCTATCAGGCCTTCGAGAAGGTCGCAGAGGTCTTCCAGGAACAGGCCCGGTACGAAGCGTTCAAACAGCTACACGACGACTACATTGCGGACCTCCAGAGCCAACTCCCGCCGGCCGAGGAGCGTCCGAACGTCCTCCTTACCTACGAGGGCTCCGACGAACCGGAGTCATTCTCCCCCTATCGATTGACTGACAAGGGGACGAGTAAGAAGCAGTGGCGTGACCTCAGGGTTACCGATGCGCTCGCCGGGACGGATATTGAGAACCTCAGCACGACCAATCGGGGCGAATACGACTACGAAACGCTTCTATCGGTCGATCCAGACGTTATTCTCATCCGCGGCCACGAGCGGAAATCGGCGACCGAGTTCCGGGAGACTGTCCTGCAGTTCATGCAGGACCACACCGTCGGCAGTCAACTGACCGCAGTACAGAACGGACGCGTGTATCGCGGTGGCTACCTCCGACAGGGGCCAATTCATAATTTCTTTTTGACCGAACGGGCGGCCCAACAACTCTATCCCGACATCTTCGGCGACGTGACCGCCGACACTGAACTGTTCGACCGACAGCAAATCGCCGATATCGTCACGGGTGAGTTCGAATGACTGGCTCGGACGGAGCGACGTTCGAACGACTGACACGGAGAGAAATTGTCAAAGGCAGCGGGGCACTCGCTCTCGGTGGATTGCTCGCCGGATGTTCGGGCGATAGTAGTCAGGAGTCTTCAGTGGCCGAGACCAGCGACATGACCACAGATACCGGAGCGAGCGCTACTGAGACCGATCCAGCGACTTCCGGCGGGGCGTATTCAGTGACGATGGAGCCAGTCGGAACCGTCGAATTCGAAACTGTGCCCGAGACAATCGCCCCGTTCACCGCGGACTATATCGATATGCTGGTCGCGCTCGGTCACGGCGACGCAGTACAGTCGATCTGGTACCGTGGACGGTACAAGACGCTGCACTATGAGGAACTCGATGGAGTGTCTATTGGCCTCGACGGGCTCACACAGCTCTGGAACGATGGCGTCTCGAAAGAACCGTTCTACGAGATGGACGCAGACCTGCACCTCATCGATCCCAACGCACTTATCGACTGGCTTGGGGCGTGGAATCAGTCGGACCTCGCAGAGATTCGGGAGAACGTCGCACCGTTTCTCGGGAACCTCATCTTCCGGCGGACCGATGACTGGCACGACTACCGGTACTACAGCCTGTACGAGGCGTTCGAGAAAGTGGCTGAGATGGTTCAGGAACGGGCGCGCTTCGAGGCGATCCGTTCACTCCACAACGAACTGGTCGAAACGGTGCAGGCTCGGCTCCCAGCACCGGAGCAGCGACCGAACGCCGCGCTCATGTTCGCCGGCGAGGAGCCGGAAGCGTTCACGCCGTATCGGATCAGCGGGAGCGGAGCCAACAAGGAACACTTCCAGACGCTCGGAATTTCCGACGCCTTTGCTGATACCGGCGTCGAAGGATACTCCGGCTCAGAATTACTCGATTACGAGACGTTGCTTGAGATAGATCCGGACTCACTCCTTCTGCGATACCATCGCGAAGGGAAGACCCGTGAGGAGTTCGAGAACTCAGTACTCGCCTATATGAAAGACCACGAAGTGGGCAGTCGGTTGCGGGCCGTCCAGAATGACAGGGTGTTTCGCGGCGGCCCGATCTACACCGGCCCGTTGCATAACCTATTCATGATCGAACGGTACGCGAAGCGGTACTTCCCCGAGGAGTTCACAGAGGCGCACCTGTTCGACCGGGAGCACCTCGCGACAATTATCAACGACGGTAGAGACGAATAACGACACCGTTTTCCAGCACAGCCTGCCACAGGCACTTTCCAGCGGCTCCGCTGTCGTGCGAATAGACTTGGAAAGACTTTTACACAGATTCGAGTTCACATTTATACAGATGTCCACAGCTACCATACGCGATGTCCTCAGCGGTGGCGGCGACCGGTTCGTCTACGTCGTCTCCGCGTTAGCCGCGCTGAACGGACTGTTGTTCGGGTTCGACACCGGGATCATCTCGGGCGCGTTCCTGTTCATTCAGGACTCGTTCGTCATGTCGCCGCTCGTCGAGGGGATCATTGTCAGTGGCGCGATGGCAGGGGCCGCGGCCGGCGCGGCTGTGGGTGGCCAGTTGGCCGACCGCCTCGGTCGCCGTCGCCTCATCCTCATCGCGGCTATCGTGTTCTTCGTCGGATCGTTCACGATGGCCGTCGCGCCGACCGTCCCCGTCCTCGTCGCCGGTCGGCTTATCGACGGCGTCGCTATCGGCTTCGCGTCGATTGTCGGCCCGCTGTACATCTCTGAAATCGCACCACCAGAGATCCGTGGCGGACTCACCTCGCTCAATCAGCTCATGGTGACTACCGGAATCCTGCTCTCGTATTTCGTCAACTACGCGTTCGCCGACGCTGGCGCGTGGCGCTGGATGCTCGGTGCCGGGATAGTCCCGGCCGTCGTTCTTGCTATTGGCATTCTGAAGATGCCTGAGAGCCCACGTTGGCTCTTCGAGCATGGGCAGAAAGACGAGGCCAGAGCCGTGCTCAAGCGAACGCGGTCCGACGGTGTCGAGCAGGAACTCGACGAGATCGAAGAGACCGTCGAAACACAGTCCGAAACCGGCGTTCGGGACCTGCTGGCTCCGTGGCTCCGTCCCGCGCTCGTGGTCGGGCTTGGACTCGCTGTCTTCCAGCAGATTACCGGTATCAACGCGGTCATCTACTACGCCCCGACAATTCTCGAGTCCACCGGCCTTGGAAGTGTGGCCTCGATCCTCGCGACAGTCGGCATCGGGACGATCAACGTAGTGATGACGGTCGTGGCAATCATGCTTGTCGACCGCGTCGGTCGTCGCCGGCTCTTGCTTGTCGGTGTCGGCGGGATGGTTGCGACCCTCGCCGTCCTCGGTACCGTATTTTACCTTCCCGGGCTCGAAGGCGGCCTCGGTATTATCGCCACGATCAGCCTGATGCTGTTCGTGTCCTTTTTTGCAATCGGTCTCGGCCCGGTCTTCTGGCTCCTGATATCTGAGATATACCCGCTTTCCGTTCGCGGGTCGGCGATGGGCGTCGTTACTGTCGCCAACTGGGGTGCGAATCTCCTCGTGTCGCTGACGTTCCCCGTCCTCACTGACGGCGTCGGAACCTCTGCGACGTTCTGGCTGTTCGGTCTCTGCAGTCTCCTGGGACTGGTGTTCGTCTACCGTTACGTCCCCGAAACCAAGGGCCGGACGCTTGAGGCAATCGAAGACGACCTCCGGCAGAACATCTCGTTGGCTGACTGAGCCAGCCATCGGAACGGCGGGCGAATCCACCGCTCTCGCTGTTTACACCCCGAGACGGTCTAACGCACTATCGAGTCTCGGGAGTCCGTCTTCGCCGAGAAACCGCACGTTCTCCAGCGCGTGAAAGGCGACATACACGTCGCGTCGGTCTTCGAAGTACCCTGTGGAAATGTCGCGGTGTTGTCGGTATTCGTCGTAGAAGGCAGCTCCAATCGAATCCAGTCGATCGACGTACGCTAGGTCAACTTCAGCGTGGCCGAAATAGATCGCTGGATCGAGGACGGCTCGAACGGTTCCGTCAGCCA is a genomic window of Haloarcula sp. H-GB4 containing:
- a CDS encoding sugar porter family MFS transporter, whose amino-acid sequence is MSTATIRDVLSGGGDRFVYVVSALAALNGLLFGFDTGIISGAFLFIQDSFVMSPLVEGIIVSGAMAGAAAGAAVGGQLADRLGRRRLILIAAIVFFVGSFTMAVAPTVPVLVAGRLIDGVAIGFASIVGPLYISEIAPPEIRGGLTSLNQLMVTTGILLSYFVNYAFADAGAWRWMLGAGIVPAVVLAIGILKMPESPRWLFEHGQKDEARAVLKRTRSDGVEQELDEIEETVETQSETGVRDLLAPWLRPALVVGLGLAVFQQITGINAVIYYAPTILESTGLGSVASILATVGIGTINVVMTVVAIMLVDRVGRRRLLLVGVGGMVATLAVLGTVFYLPGLEGGLGIIATISLMLFVSFFAIGLGPVFWLLISEIYPLSVRGSAMGVVTVANWGANLLVSLTFPVLTDGVGTSATFWLFGLCSLLGLVFVYRYVPETKGRTLEAIEDDLRQNISLAD
- a CDS encoding ABC transporter substrate-binding protein, with the protein product MTGSDGATFERLTRREIVKGSGALALGGLLAGCSGDSSQESSVAETSDMTTDTGASATETDPATSGGAYSVTMEPVGTVEFETVPETIAPFTADYIDMLVALGHGDAVQSIWYRGRYKTLHYEELDGVSIGLDGLTQLWNDGVSKEPFYEMDADLHLIDPNALIDWLGAWNQSDLAEIRENVAPFLGNLIFRRTDDWHDYRYYSLYEAFEKVAEMVQERARFEAIRSLHNELVETVQARLPAPEQRPNAALMFAGEEPEAFTPYRISGSGANKEHFQTLGISDAFADTGVEGYSGSELLDYETLLEIDPDSLLLRYHREGKTREEFENSVLAYMKDHEVGSRLRAVQNDRVFRGGPIYTGPLHNLFMIERYAKRYFPEEFTEAHLFDREHLATIINDGRDE
- a CDS encoding ABC transporter substrate-binding protein, which gives rise to MTDAEKTPRGRPTRRDYIRDAGIIAGGSLLAGCAGDAVSESTPRENRETPTATGTRSYTVSMEPVGDVTFQTVPERWLPYGGAYADMGVALGQADGLTGIGGADRYYTYVYDELSGVSVDQETIDANPEVRTKEEFYELDSDVHLYDPQMLVNWFDWSQSDVDEITENVAPFIGNLIFRRSDEWHDYRYYTLYQAFEKVAEVFQEQARYEAFKQLHDDYIADLQSQLPPAEERPNVLLTYEGSDEPESFSPYRLTDKGTSKKQWRDLRVTDALAGTDIENLSTTNRGEYDYETLLSVDPDVILIRGHERKSATEFRETVLQFMQDHTVGSQLTAVQNGRVYRGGYLRQGPIHNFFLTERAAQQLYPDIFGDVTADTELFDRQQIADIVTGEFE